A genomic window from Candidatus Nitrosoglobus terrae includes:
- a CDS encoding YybS family protein yields the protein MREFAQFIMKGRHYAIAIAGLLGTLAVALPPFSLFSGATVGLVTLRHGIKEGLIVTAGAALIVATTFLVVTGRADLTFPLLVGLWLPNVLGCWILRITQSQALTLLAIGGFAALFAASMYLITGDVTAWWQQLIEQVIHQANIEGITAEQLTQVNALILMNGLVSMLFGLNLMVTILLARWWQGLLYNPGGFVKEFYALRLPRNLTFFILLLAIIVFIGVFDNKAHILIDILIISIMMYLFQGLAAIHEIVTARKLPQLWLLPVYLGLFFFTPNFIIGLATIGIVDSLINLRGSLSAKS from the coding sequence ATGCGTGAGTTTGCCCAATTTATTATGAAAGGTCGCCACTACGCAATAGCTATAGCTGGGTTATTAGGTACACTTGCTGTTGCCCTGCCGCCGTTCTCTTTATTTAGTGGCGCTACGGTAGGTCTCGTAACCCTACGGCATGGAATCAAAGAGGGCCTCATAGTTACTGCCGGTGCTGCATTAATTGTAGCAACAACTTTCCTAGTCGTAACCGGAAGAGCAGATTTAACCTTTCCTCTTCTAGTAGGATTATGGCTACCCAATGTATTAGGCTGTTGGATATTACGAATTACTCAGTCTCAGGCTTTAACTCTACTAGCTATCGGAGGATTCGCGGCTTTATTTGCTGCAAGTATGTATCTGATAACTGGCGATGTTACTGCATGGTGGCAACAATTAATAGAACAAGTTATTCATCAAGCGAATATTGAAGGCATCACCGCAGAGCAGCTTACCCAAGTGAACGCGCTAATCTTGATGAACGGGCTAGTTTCTATGCTCTTTGGTCTTAATCTTATGGTAACTATATTATTAGCCCGCTGGTGGCAAGGACTTCTCTATAACCCAGGTGGGTTTGTAAAAGAATTCTATGCCTTACGCTTACCTCGCAACCTTACTTTTTTCATTCTTCTTCTTGCTATAATTGTGTTTATTGGGGTTTTTGATAATAAGGCTCATATCTTAATTGATATACTCATTATTTCAATTATGATGTACTTATTCCAAGGCTTAGCCGCTATCCATGAAATAGTTACAGCTCGTAAATTACCCCAGCTATGGCTCCTACCTGTTTACCTAGGGCTTTTCTTCTTTACGCCCAATTTTATTATTGGCCTAGCTACCATTGGCATTGTTGACAGTCTGATTAATCTTCGCGGTAGTCTTTCTGCTAAATCTTAG
- a CDS encoding hypoxanthine-guanine phosphoribosyltransferase yields the protein MGDILQEIESVYKKADCLYTRPQVEAALDRLAQEITIKLSTYNPLLLCCMIGGIIPCGGLLPRLNFPLQLDYIHATRYQGEIEGGVLRWLYKPLTPLRGRTVLVIDDIFDEGHTLAAILEYCREEGATAYSAVLVDKLHDRKRDGLSADFIGLRAEDYYLFGYGLDYKGYLRNAPGVYALRRS from the coding sequence ATGGGAGATATTTTACAGGAAATTGAATCTGTCTATAAAAAAGCAGACTGTCTTTATACGCGCCCCCAAGTAGAGGCAGCGTTAGATCGATTGGCTCAGGAGATTACCATAAAACTAAGTACTTATAACCCGTTGCTGTTGTGCTGTATGATAGGCGGTATTATTCCTTGCGGGGGCCTTTTACCGCGCCTTAATTTTCCACTACAGCTTGATTATATCCATGCTACTCGCTATCAAGGAGAGATTGAGGGTGGGGTATTACGCTGGCTATATAAACCATTAACTCCACTTCGAGGTCGAACTGTACTTGTGATTGATGATATCTTTGATGAAGGGCATACCCTAGCTGCTATCTTAGAATATTGCCGAGAGGAAGGGGCAACTGCTTACAGTGCCGTATTAGTAGATAAACTACATGATCGTAAGCGTGATGGTTTATCTGCAGATTTTATAGGGCTTAGGGCAGAGGATTATTATCTATTTGGTTATGGCTTAGATTATAAAGGATATCTTCGTAATGCGCCTGGAGTTTACGCCTTAAGGAGATCGTAA
- a CDS encoding S-methyl-5'-thioinosine phosphorylase: MANLAIIGGTGLTALKHLEITQQETIGTPFGEPSSSLVYGRFYGKEIVFLPRHGFHHSIPPHKINYRANLWALKEIGITQVVAIAAVGGINSEYAIADLIIPDQIIDYTWGRAHTFYEQDQDPVVHIDFTHPYSEGLRNLLLKAALIAGLNIKDRGIYGAVQGPRLEAAAEINRLERDGCHMVGMTGMPEAALARELGLNYAAVAVIANPAAGRGEGIIEMSSIEQNLKLGMGKVLLLLEQLISLI; encoded by the coding sequence ATGGCAAATCTAGCAATTATTGGCGGCACGGGGTTAACCGCGTTAAAGCATCTGGAGATTACTCAGCAAGAGACAATAGGCACTCCTTTTGGAGAGCCTTCCTCTTCACTAGTATATGGCCGGTTTTATGGTAAAGAAATTGTATTTTTACCTCGGCATGGTTTTCATCATAGTATTCCGCCCCATAAGATTAATTATCGAGCTAACCTGTGGGCTTTAAAAGAAATTGGAATTACTCAGGTGGTAGCTATAGCAGCGGTAGGGGGTATTAATTCTGAGTATGCTATAGCTGATCTTATTATTCCTGATCAGATTATTGATTATACATGGGGTCGCGCCCATACTTTTTACGAGCAAGATCAAGATCCAGTGGTTCATATTGATTTTACTCATCCTTATTCTGAGGGTCTGCGCAACCTGCTCCTTAAAGCCGCCTTAATTGCGGGTTTAAATATCAAGGATAGAGGGATTTACGGTGCCGTTCAGGGACCTCGTTTAGAAGCAGCAGCAGAGATTAACCGTCTTGAGCGGGATGGCTGCCATATGGTAGGAATGACGGGTATGCCTGAAGCTGCGCTGGCGAGAGAATTAGGGCTAAACTATGCTGCGGTTGCAGTGATTGCTAATCCAGCAGCAGGCCGTGGTGAAGGGATTATTGAGATGAGTAGTATTGAACAAAATCTTAAACTGGGTATGGGAAAAGTTCTTCTGTTGCTAGAGCAGCTTATTTCTTTAATCTGA
- the def gene encoding peptide deformylase, with protein MPVRTVLRMGHPFLNKIADPVITFDIPELNELVIDMFDTMAAYNGAGLAAPQIGVGLRVVIFGAKTNPRYPQMEPVPVTILINPVIDPVEEVMEEGWEGCLSVPGLRGLVPRYSHIRYCGYDQTGNPIAREVEGFHARVVQHECDHLDGILFPRRIKDFSHFGFEEELFMDLDKEDRSVD; from the coding sequence ATGCCGGTACGCACAGTATTACGGATGGGACATCCCTTTTTAAATAAAATTGCCGATCCAGTTATTACATTTGATATTCCTGAGCTTAATGAGCTTGTTATTGATATGTTTGATACGATGGCTGCCTATAATGGTGCTGGCCTCGCTGCCCCTCAGATTGGGGTAGGATTACGAGTGGTAATCTTTGGTGCTAAAACTAATCCACGCTATCCTCAGATGGAACCAGTCCCAGTGACTATCTTAATTAACCCCGTTATTGATCCTGTAGAAGAAGTTATGGAGGAAGGTTGGGAGGGCTGCTTGAGTGTTCCCGGTTTACGAGGGCTAGTGCCGCGTTATAGTCATATCCGTTATTGCGGGTACGATCAAACAGGTAACCCTATCGCCCGAGAGGTTGAAGGATTTCATGCTAGGGTCGTACAGCATGAGTGTGATCATTTAGACGGCATTCTTTTCCCTCGCCGGATTAAAGATTTTTCCCATTTTGGGTTTGAGGAAGAGCTTTTTATGGATCTAGATAAAGAGGATAGGTCTGTAGATTAG
- a CDS encoding MFS transporter, with protein MSSTKMSLVPARMDRLPWTKFHWMVVIGLGAAWILDGLEAQIAASAGFQETLQMTATEVGFTASIYLAGQVIGALIFARLSDQLGRKKIFIATLGIYLFSGGMAGFSFSLWFLLIFRFISGLGIGGEHAAINAAIDEIIPPKYRGHASIAIYGTYWGGAALGATINSFLLDPSIIPTEIGWRIGFFLGPALGFIIIFLRRHLPESPRWLLSHGHVNEAEQVVNDIEVQIQGQGYNLSEVPKSKRIPIVPYKNLHPTELIKILLTKYPRQTLLSFSLMVAQSFFYNAIFFAYVLVLKNFYYIPLDSTQDFFLPFAIGNLAGPLILGPLFDTIGRRKMIFATYSTAGVVLASSAVLFYQGILSPTTQTLLWSISFFFASAGASSAYLTISEIFPLALRNQAISYFFAIAQITGAIAPAVFGILISQGIYRGSLTLGYLLAACVMIIAGIIGLFFGFDAEGKSLEDVSGSL; from the coding sequence ATGTCATCCACTAAAATGAGCTTAGTGCCAGCCCGCATGGATCGACTACCATGGACAAAATTCCATTGGATGGTCGTCATTGGCCTAGGGGCTGCTTGGATTTTAGATGGCTTGGAAGCGCAGATTGCCGCCTCAGCCGGATTCCAAGAAACCTTACAAATGACAGCAACAGAGGTAGGGTTTACTGCAAGTATATATCTTGCGGGTCAAGTAATTGGTGCCTTAATTTTTGCTCGACTATCAGATCAGCTAGGGCGTAAAAAAATCTTCATCGCTACCCTAGGGATCTATCTCTTTAGTGGCGGCATGGCCGGATTTTCTTTCTCTTTATGGTTTCTATTAATATTTCGATTCATTTCTGGCCTTGGCATAGGTGGAGAACATGCGGCTATTAATGCTGCAATCGATGAAATTATCCCGCCAAAGTATCGAGGACATGCTAGTATCGCAATATACGGGACTTATTGGGGAGGTGCTGCATTAGGCGCTACTATCAACTCATTTCTGCTAGATCCCAGTATTATTCCAACAGAAATAGGTTGGCGAATTGGCTTTTTCTTGGGACCCGCTTTGGGTTTTATCATTATTTTTCTACGCCGCCATCTACCTGAGAGTCCGCGATGGCTGCTAAGCCATGGCCATGTAAACGAAGCGGAACAAGTCGTTAACGATATTGAAGTTCAAATCCAAGGTCAGGGCTATAATCTAAGTGAAGTACCTAAAAGCAAGCGTATACCCATCGTGCCCTATAAAAATCTTCACCCCACTGAACTCATTAAGATTCTCTTAACGAAATACCCTCGGCAAACATTGCTCAGTTTTTCCCTGATGGTTGCGCAGTCATTTTTTTATAACGCGATTTTCTTTGCTTACGTGCTCGTGTTAAAAAATTTTTACTATATTCCTTTAGATTCAACCCAAGATTTTTTTCTCCCCTTTGCTATTGGCAATCTTGCTGGGCCACTTATTCTCGGGCCTCTTTTTGACACCATTGGCCGACGAAAAATGATTTTTGCAACTTACAGCACCGCTGGCGTAGTACTTGCTAGCTCGGCAGTACTCTTTTATCAAGGAATTTTGTCTCCCACAACCCAAACCCTTCTCTGGAGCATCTCATTTTTCTTTGCCTCTGCTGGTGCCTCTTCAGCTTATCTCACCATCAGTGAAATATTTCCTTTGGCATTACGAAATCAGGCCATTTCCTACTTTTTTGCTATTGCCCAGATTACCGGGGCTATTGCCCCAGCAGTTTTTGGAATACTCATTAGTCAAGGAATTTATCGCGGTTCATTAACGCTTGGTTATTTATTAGCTGCTTGCGTTATGATAATAGCGGGTATCATCGGGCTATTTTTTGGCTTTGATGCCGAGGGAAAATCCCTAGAAGACGTTTCCGGATCCTTATAA
- a CDS encoding HdeD family acid-resistance protein: MNNMKETTEITVTPLSNGWQIAWGVLLIISGFLAMLVPEIAALATTLFFAWLLVFCGVFEIAYAIQTRTNGGFGWKLASGILTLLLGVAIIVAPDVGIKSLALLVGAFLLISGITRMMLAFQLKPYRGWSWLLFDGLLSTVLAILIVIGWPQSSFEIIGLLTGFTLVSAGIWRIVLGQLLPEHRFRIKVFIKR; encoded by the coding sequence ATGAACAATATGAAAGAAACTACTGAGATAACAGTAACTCCATTGAGCAACGGTTGGCAGATTGCATGGGGTGTTCTATTGATTATCTCTGGTTTTCTAGCGATGCTAGTGCCAGAAATTGCTGCATTGGCTACCACTCTATTTTTTGCTTGGTTGCTAGTTTTTTGTGGTGTATTTGAAATTGCTTATGCTATTCAAACGCGTACCAATGGCGGTTTTGGCTGGAAGCTAGCCTCTGGTATTTTAACTTTGCTGCTTGGAGTGGCGATCATAGTGGCTCCAGATGTTGGGATTAAGTCGCTGGCATTATTGGTAGGTGCCTTTTTGCTTATAAGCGGCATCACGCGAATGATGCTAGCTTTCCAATTAAAGCCATATCGGGGTTGGAGCTGGCTATTGTTTGATGGGTTATTATCGACGGTGCTGGCGATTCTGATTGTAATCGGTTGGCCGCAAAGCTCATTTGAAATTATTGGTTTACTAACCGGATTTACGTTGGTATCAGCCGGTATATGGCGAATCGTGTTAGGTCAACTGCTGCCAGAGCACCGATTCCGCATTAAAGTATTTATAAAAAGATAA
- a CDS encoding multidrug efflux RND transporter permease subunit, which yields MASFFIDRPIFAWVIAILISMLGVLSIFRMGIAAYPTIAPPQVVISATYPGASADTVEKTVTQVIEPQLTGIDHLLYFTSQSSANGTAQITLTFEVGTDPDIAQVQVQNKLPLATPRLPDEVNKQGVEVVKNNPDFLLFIALLSSNPEIDAHRLDDIIASQLLEPMGRISGVGHIRHLGSEYAMRIWLNPDKLRGYGLSATQVRNAIATQNVQFAAGAIGSDPAINGQGLSIIASAEGRFNTPDQFENIILRADPNGTTVKLKDVAKMSFGPQTYGTSTRWSGIPTGAFGIQLLPGANALDVEKVVLAKMQELEKNFPEGVTWVIPYNTTPFVKRSIKEVLHTLVEATALVFIVVFIFLQNIRATIIPTLIIPVALLGTFIGLLALGFSINQLSLFGMVLAIGIVVDDAIVVIENVERIMTEEGLSPKDASRKAMGQITGAIIAITVVLIAVFVPSTFQPGASGIIYKQFALTIAVSMGLSAVLALSFTPALCASFLEPVHEEKKNFIFRGFNTGFDKITKIYINRVNSAIRHTPRWMIAFTILVLLVGFLYPRLPTSFVPDEDQGFVLAVVSLPPGASIQRTKKVNERILKILEQEEGYEGVFQISGFSFVGSGENVGMDFVHLTDWSTRKVTAAEFINRVNPKLYAAIPEAQIFVINLPTIRGLSQFGGIDMYLQAQLGQATSELLEAQNIVTATANRNPVMTAVRPNTLAPSPQLQFKVDRVQAESMGLSVSDIYNALSMMLAPVYINDFYYGGRVKRVFTQADIPYRMGLDALHHFYTPSTQMESNGLPQMISISNVIDATWEVIPPTLSRYNGYPAIEIVGAAAPGHASGEAMKEIEKIVRNDLPKGFGFDWTGLSYQEVLAGDAGMFLIGLSIVIVFLALAALYESWSIPVAVILVVPLGLLGIVLFSFLRNLPNDIYFNIGVVAVVGLAAKNAILIIEFAVDEQKAGRSLGEAVITAARLRLRPIIMTSIAFIGGVFPLVISTGAGASARQAIGTGVTGGMLFATFFGVLLIPVFYVVVRRLLGDQLEPASPQLPQHTAQISTNPSENHEGNKPSNN from the coding sequence ATGGCAAGTTTCTTTATCGACCGTCCGATTTTCGCTTGGGTAATCGCCATCCTAATTAGTATGCTGGGTGTGCTGTCCATATTTAGAATGGGTATAGCTGCATATCCCACCATTGCCCCTCCCCAAGTAGTAATAAGCGCGACCTATCCTGGCGCTAGTGCCGATACTGTTGAAAAAACAGTGACGCAGGTCATTGAGCCACAGCTCACCGGTATCGATCACTTGCTCTATTTCACTTCTCAATCAAGCGCTAATGGCACCGCCCAAATTACCTTAACCTTTGAAGTCGGCACAGATCCAGATATTGCCCAAGTACAAGTACAAAACAAGCTCCCCCTAGCTACCCCACGACTACCTGACGAGGTCAATAAACAAGGGGTAGAAGTAGTTAAAAACAACCCTGATTTTCTGTTATTCATTGCGCTACTTTCGAGTAATCCAGAAATTGACGCCCATCGTCTTGACGATATTATCGCCTCCCAGCTGCTTGAGCCTATGGGCCGTATTTCTGGCGTAGGTCATATCCGTCATCTTGGCTCAGAATACGCGATGCGTATCTGGCTTAATCCGGATAAGCTTCGAGGCTACGGCCTATCAGCAACCCAAGTACGAAATGCCATAGCCACACAAAATGTACAGTTTGCAGCCGGTGCAATAGGCTCTGATCCAGCAATTAATGGTCAAGGGTTAAGTATTATCGCCTCTGCTGAGGGCCGATTTAATACCCCAGATCAGTTTGAAAACATCATTTTGCGCGCTGATCCTAATGGCACTACGGTCAAGCTCAAGGATGTAGCCAAAATGTCATTTGGCCCTCAAACCTATGGTACCTCCACCCGTTGGAGCGGTATCCCTACTGGCGCGTTTGGAATACAACTGCTCCCTGGGGCTAACGCTTTGGACGTGGAAAAAGTAGTGCTTGCTAAAATGCAGGAACTGGAGAAAAATTTCCCTGAGGGCGTCACTTGGGTTATCCCTTACAATACGACTCCTTTCGTCAAGCGTTCAATCAAAGAAGTTCTCCATACCCTAGTTGAGGCAACCGCTCTGGTCTTTATTGTAGTATTCATCTTTCTGCAAAATATACGAGCCACGATTATCCCCACTTTAATCATCCCGGTAGCCTTATTAGGTACTTTCATCGGTCTGCTGGCACTAGGCTTCAGTATTAATCAATTAAGCTTATTTGGCATGGTGCTGGCTATTGGTATCGTAGTGGATGATGCTATTGTGGTGATCGAGAATGTTGAACGTATCATGACCGAGGAAGGTTTATCCCCAAAAGATGCCAGCCGTAAGGCTATGGGGCAGATCACTGGAGCCATTATTGCGATCACAGTCGTATTAATAGCGGTTTTTGTTCCTTCAACTTTTCAGCCTGGCGCCTCTGGTATCATCTATAAGCAATTCGCGCTGACCATCGCTGTATCAATGGGTCTGTCTGCTGTCTTAGCCTTGTCATTCACTCCAGCCCTATGCGCCAGTTTTCTCGAGCCCGTACATGAGGAAAAGAAAAATTTTATCTTTCGCGGGTTTAACACGGGTTTTGATAAAATTACTAAAATCTACATTAACCGCGTCAATAGCGCTATTAGGCATACACCGCGGTGGATGATAGCTTTTACAATACTCGTTCTGCTAGTTGGGTTTTTGTACCCCCGCCTGCCCACGAGTTTTGTACCTGATGAAGATCAAGGCTTTGTCCTAGCCGTGGTCTCCCTACCTCCGGGGGCTTCCATACAGCGTACCAAGAAAGTCAATGAAAGGATCCTCAAAATTCTCGAACAAGAAGAAGGATATGAGGGCGTATTTCAGATATCCGGATTTAGCTTCGTGGGTTCTGGCGAGAATGTGGGCATGGATTTTGTCCATCTGACGGACTGGTCCACACGCAAGGTCACAGCCGCAGAATTCATCAACAGAGTCAATCCTAAGCTATATGCCGCCATTCCTGAAGCGCAGATTTTTGTCATTAATCTTCCCACTATTCGCGGCCTAAGTCAGTTCGGTGGCATTGATATGTATCTACAAGCCCAGCTTGGTCAAGCTACTAGCGAATTACTCGAAGCCCAAAACATAGTGACTGCCACAGCCAATCGAAACCCAGTGATGACTGCAGTACGCCCTAATACCCTAGCACCTTCACCACAGCTACAGTTCAAAGTGGATCGGGTACAGGCGGAGTCCATGGGTTTATCAGTCAGTGATATCTATAATGCCCTCAGTATGATGCTAGCCCCCGTCTATATTAATGATTTTTACTATGGGGGACGGGTAAAACGCGTCTTTACTCAGGCGGATATCCCCTACCGAATGGGACTAGATGCGCTACATCATTTTTACACTCCCAGTACTCAGATGGAGAGTAATGGTCTGCCTCAGATGATCTCTATAAGCAATGTGATCGATGCCACCTGGGAGGTCATCCCTCCAACCTTATCCCGCTATAATGGCTATCCAGCCATTGAAATTGTTGGCGCAGCTGCCCCTGGGCATGCCTCTGGTGAAGCCATGAAAGAAATAGAAAAAATCGTCCGTAATGACTTACCCAAAGGTTTTGGTTTCGACTGGACAGGTTTATCCTACCAAGAAGTACTTGCGGGTGATGCCGGTATGTTTTTGATAGGTTTATCCATTGTCATTGTGTTCTTAGCCCTTGCAGCGCTCTATGAAAGCTGGTCAATTCCGGTTGCAGTGATATTGGTAGTCCCTTTAGGCTTACTGGGCATAGTGTTATTCTCATTCCTGCGCAATCTGCCCAATGATATCTACTTTAATATTGGGGTAGTCGCCGTCGTGGGTTTAGCGGCAAAAAATGCAATCCTAATTATTGAATTTGCAGTGGACGAGCAGAAGGCTGGGCGTAGCCTAGGCGAGGCAGTTATTACGGCCGCTAGGCTACGCTTGCGACCTATTATCATGACCTCAATTGCGTTTATTGGTGGTGTATTCCCGCTCGTTATCTCCACGGGCGCTGGGGCTAGTGCCCGCCAGGCCATTGGAACAGGGGTTACTGGCGGTATGCTATTTGCCACCTTTTTTGGGGTATTACTCATTCCAGTGTTCTATGTGGTTGTACGTCGTTTACTTGGAGATCAGCTAGAGCCGGCTTCACCTCAGTTACCACAGCACACCGCCCAAATCAGCACTAATCCTAGCGAAAATCACGAGGGTAACAAGCCAAGTAACAACTAA
- a CDS encoding efflux RND transporter periplasmic adaptor subunit: MQPLVLNVLILCISLLAIAGCSDKNGPQGTLAPPAPKVGIIQAQPQDLPLTKEQVGRLSPYRSADVRARVAGILLKRAYDEGTEVKKGQLLFQIDPLPFKAVLDANLAILAQTQATYTNNKINADRARKLIVKGFITQTDLNNAEAAERTAAAAVQQAQANVQTARINLSYTDVISPISGRADKQQVTEGALVGKGDQGVDESTLLTTVDQIDPLYVNFTMSIREMEQMRHAQRKGNVTLAKRNQTTVQLTLPDGSPYPELGVVDFSASIVHPETGSVDLRAVVPNPEYYLLPGTFVAIKAKLGRSHNVFLISQEAVQRDTGGTYVMIVSQDSKAIHRNVITQDMREGNWIITGGLKAGEQVIVSGLQRVREGMPVNAIPQELPDDE; encoded by the coding sequence ATGCAACCTCTAGTACTGAACGTCTTGATATTATGCATCAGTTTACTGGCAATTGCTGGTTGCAGTGATAAAAATGGACCGCAAGGAACATTAGCACCGCCCGCCCCTAAAGTTGGAATAATTCAAGCTCAGCCACAGGATTTACCTCTCACTAAAGAGCAAGTTGGCCGGTTATCCCCCTACCGTAGTGCTGATGTACGCGCCAGGGTAGCAGGAATATTACTCAAACGTGCTTATGATGAAGGCACTGAGGTTAAAAAAGGCCAGCTACTGTTCCAAATTGATCCATTACCCTTTAAAGCTGTATTGGACGCCAACTTAGCGATACTGGCACAGACCCAAGCAACTTATACTAATAATAAAATTAATGCAGATCGTGCCCGCAAGTTAATCGTTAAAGGTTTCATTACTCAAACTGACCTAAATAATGCTGAAGCTGCTGAACGTACTGCCGCTGCTGCAGTACAGCAAGCTCAGGCTAACGTACAAACAGCCCGTATTAATTTAAGCTACACTGACGTTATTTCACCCATCAGTGGTCGAGCTGATAAACAGCAAGTGACAGAAGGAGCCTTAGTTGGTAAAGGCGATCAAGGAGTAGATGAATCTACCTTACTGACCACTGTCGATCAAATCGATCCCCTCTATGTCAACTTCACGATGAGCATCAGGGAAATGGAGCAAATGCGCCATGCGCAGCGTAAGGGTAATGTCACCTTAGCTAAACGAAATCAAACTACGGTACAGCTTACCCTTCCCGATGGTAGTCCTTATCCTGAATTGGGGGTAGTAGACTTCTCCGCCAGTATAGTTCATCCAGAGACTGGATCAGTAGATCTACGGGCTGTAGTCCCTAACCCAGAATATTATCTATTGCCAGGTACATTCGTAGCCATAAAAGCCAAGTTAGGTAGATCCCATAATGTGTTCCTTATCTCCCAAGAGGCTGTGCAGCGAGACACTGGTGGTACCTATGTCATGATTGTGAGTCAAGATAGCAAAGCTATTCATCGTAACGTAATCACCCAAGATATGCGTGAGGGTAATTGGATAATCACTGGTGGTCTTAAAGCTGGAGAACAAGTTATTGTGTCAGGATTACAGAGAGTTAGAGAAGGAATGCCAGTTAACGCCATTCCACAGGAATTGCCAGATGATGAGTGA
- the hemH gene encoding ferrochelatase has protein sequence MDFKGHLDYRHDRSSFSSSTGILVTSLGTPEAPTAFAVRRFLAEFLSDPRVVEMSRPLWWFILHSIVLPIRPFPVARLYQSIWQPEGSPLLIFARRVGQSLQNELNHRGQPMKVSLGMRYGSPSITQALEELRQAGVERLLVFPLYPQYSGSTTGSTFDAIAKVLSTWRWIPELRMITHYHDHPGYLQALAESIRRSWQDIGRGERLLFSFHGLPKRYLLAGDPYHCFCHKTARLVADQLGLEEGSWQVAFQSRFGREEWLKPYADHLLREWAKTGVKRVDVVCPGFAVDCLETLEEMAQRNRELFLRAGGEEYRYISALNDNPSHICALADLIEQHTQGWANADSKESIMEAAKMSYQRAIAFGANN, from the coding sequence ATGGATTTTAAAGGTCATTTAGATTATCGCCATGATAGATCATCATTTTCTAGCAGCACTGGCATTTTAGTAACGAGCTTGGGGACGCCTGAAGCACCAACGGCATTTGCAGTGCGACGCTTTCTAGCAGAGTTTTTATCCGATCCTCGGGTTGTGGAAATGTCACGGCCGTTATGGTGGTTTATTCTTCATAGTATTGTGCTACCTATCCGTCCATTTCCTGTAGCGCGCCTTTATCAGAGTATTTGGCAACCAGAGGGTTCTCCCCTATTAATTTTTGCGCGGCGAGTAGGGCAAAGTTTACAGAATGAGCTTAATCATCGGGGTCAACCTATGAAGGTGAGTTTAGGAATGCGCTATGGATCGCCTTCAATTACACAAGCACTGGAGGAATTGCGCCAAGCTGGAGTTGAGCGTTTACTAGTGTTCCCTCTGTATCCTCAGTACTCTGGAAGTACCACTGGCTCTACTTTTGATGCGATAGCAAAGGTGCTTTCTACTTGGCGCTGGATACCGGAGCTACGAATGATAACCCACTACCATGATCACCCTGGTTACCTGCAAGCGCTTGCTGAAAGCATTAGGCGTAGTTGGCAAGATATAGGACGCGGGGAACGCTTGCTTTTCTCTTTTCATGGTCTGCCAAAGCGTTATTTATTAGCGGGTGATCCCTATCATTGTTTTTGCCATAAAACTGCCCGCCTTGTAGCTGATCAATTAGGGTTAGAGGAGGGGAGCTGGCAAGTGGCTTTCCAATCTCGTTTTGGCCGTGAAGAGTGGCTTAAGCCTTATGCTGATCATCTTTTACGTGAGTGGGCTAAGACGGGAGTAAAGCGAGTAGATGTAGTGTGCCCTGGTTTTGCCGTTGATTGTTTGGAGACTTTAGAGGAGATGGCGCAACGGAATAGAGAATTATTTTTGCGAGCAGGTGGAGAAGAATACCGCTATATTTCTGCGCTTAATGATAACCCCTCCCATATCTGTGCTTTAGCTGATTTAATTGAGCAGCATACTCAAGGATGGGCTAATGCAGATTCGAAGGAATCAATAATGGAAGCTGCTAAAATGAGCTATCAGCGAGCCATAGCTTTTGGCGCTAACAATTAA